One Castanea sativa cultivar Marrone di Chiusa Pesio chromosome 4, ASM4071231v1 DNA window includes the following coding sequences:
- the LOC142630669 gene encoding NAC domain-containing protein 100: MENFSGACKEEEQMDLPPGFRFHPTDEELISHYLYKKVIDTSFSARAIGEVDLNKSEPWELPWKAKMGEKEWYFFCVRDRKYPTGLRTNRATEAGYWKATGKDKEIYKGKSLVGMKKTLVFYKGRAPKGEKTNWVMHEYRLEGKLSVHNLPKTARNEWVISRIFQKTSGGKKINISGIVRMGTFGTELDPSNLPPLMDSSPYTGKTQSVSESAYVPCFSNIMDAQRNQEGMMNSFNSSLSGVSSYQTDILPRIPISSSFYSAQTIPLSANQQFPGSVAMQDHSILRALLGNQGSNLRQSFKTEREMLNVSHGTAMTTDMNAEISSGVSNLEIGRRPFDNQEVPSTSAGPVDFDNLWSY, encoded by the exons ATGGATTTGCCACCCGGGTTTCGATTCCATCCAACTGATGAAGAGCTTATTAGTCATTACTTGTACAAGAAAGTTATTGATACTAGCTTCTCTGCTAGAGCTATTGGAGAGGTGGATTTGAACAAGTCTGAGCCTTGGGAATTGCCAT GGAAAGCGAAAATGGGAGAGAAAGAGTGGTACTTTTTCTGTGTGAGGGACAGAAAATACCCCACTGGTTTGAGGACTAATAGGGCTACAGAAGCTGGTTATTGGAAAGCCACCGGAAAAGATAAGGAAATATACAAAGGAAAATCACTGGTTGGGATGAAGAAAACCCTTGTTTTCTACAAGGGTAGAGCCCCAAAAGGAGAGAAAACCAACTGGGTCATGCATGAATACAGATTAGAGGGTAAATTGTCAGTGCACAACCTCCCCAAAACTGCAAGG AATGAATGGGTTATAAGTAGGATATTTCAAAAGACTTCTGGTGGGAAGAAAATCAATATTAGTGGGATAGTGAGAATGGGGACTTTTGGGACTGAATTGGATCCTTCAAATCTTCCACCATTAATGGATTCTTCTCCATATACCGGCAAGACCCAATCTGTTTCTGAATCGGCTTACGTGCCCTGCTTCTCCAACATCATGGATGCTCAAAGAAACCAAGAAGGGATGATGAATTCCTTCAACAGTTCTCTTTCTGGAGTTTCCTCGTATCAGACCGATATTCTTCCAAGAATCCCAATTTCAAGCTCCTTCTACTCTGCTCAAACCATTCCACTCTCGGCAAATCAACAATTCCCTGGTTCTGTTGCAATGCAAGACCACTCAATTCTTAGAGCCTTGCTTGGGAATCAAGGCTCAAACTTGAGGCAGAGTTTCAAAACAGAGAGGGAGATGCTTAATGTCTCCCATGGGACAGCTATGACAACTGACATGAACGCCGAAATCTCTTCGGGCGTATCAAATCTTGAAATTGGTAGGAGGCCATTTGATAATCAAGAGGTCCCATCTACCTCAGCTGGGCCAGTAGACTTTGACAATTTGTGGAGTTATTGA